The Cohnella abietis genome has a segment encoding these proteins:
- a CDS encoding LysR family transcriptional regulator — protein sequence MNISQLETLVTISKTLSFRKAGEVLNLTQPAVSAQIKSLEDEFKAMLVDRNHPVTLTDRGQVFLAHAEQILAIVEQLKQKLTDLNHIPQGHIILGTTTSIAIQILPRVLSYFQNQFPLIKTSIQSMSSTQVLSSVENGTVDIGIGYLTDRSLQVETSVLYYDTFEFVVAPQHPLASSNRIKISMLKDVPLILLSPDTLGRRFVDRLFRENGLEPNIVMELGSSEEVKRMVELNMGAAFVSKLSIAVELRRGTLKMIPINDVEVSHPVGVMTKSGRYVNSAMLQFLNDLKGMPEDQFVGSE from the coding sequence ATGAACATTAGCCAGCTGGAGACATTGGTCACTATATCCAAAACACTCAGCTTTCGGAAAGCGGGCGAAGTGCTCAATTTGACGCAGCCTGCCGTATCAGCGCAAATTAAAAGCTTAGAAGATGAATTCAAAGCCATGTTAGTGGACCGCAATCATCCTGTTACACTTACAGACCGGGGTCAGGTATTTCTAGCGCATGCAGAGCAAATATTAGCAATCGTGGAGCAGCTAAAGCAGAAGCTGACGGATTTGAACCATATTCCACAGGGACACATCATTCTAGGTACAACGACATCGATTGCTATTCAAATTTTGCCGAGGGTTTTGTCCTATTTTCAAAATCAATTCCCCCTTATCAAAACGAGCATCCAGTCCATGTCCTCTACCCAAGTGCTGTCCAGCGTGGAAAATGGAACCGTTGACATCGGTATCGGTTATTTAACGGACCGCAGTTTGCAGGTAGAAACCTCTGTGCTCTATTACGACACCTTTGAATTTGTCGTTGCTCCTCAGCATCCTCTAGCCTCCTCCAATCGTATTAAGATCAGCATGCTCAAGGATGTTCCCCTTATCTTGTTATCTCCAGACACGCTGGGACGGCGTTTCGTGGATCGGTTATTTCGTGAGAACGGGCTAGAGCCTAATATCGTCATGGAGCTAGGAAGCAGTGAGGAAGTAAAACGGATGGTTGAGCTTAACATGGGAGCGGCCTTCGTCTCGAAGCTGTCGATCGCGGTAGAGCTTCGAAGAGGAACACTAAAAATGATTCCGATTAACGATGTTGAAGTTAGCCACCCCGTCGGAGTAATGACCAAGTCTGGGCGTTACGTGAACAGTGCTATGCTACAATTTTTGAATGATTTGAAAGGTATGCCCGAGGACCAATTCGTAGGTAGCGAATAA